From a region of the Listeria monocytogenes ATCC 19117 genome:
- a CDS encoding UDP-N-acetylglucosamine 1-carboxyvinyltransferase, with the protein MTDKLIIRGGKKLAGTLQVDGAKNSAVALIPAAILAESEVVLEGLPDISDVHTLYNILEELGGTVRYDNKTAVIDPTDMISMPLPSGNVKKLRASYYLMGAMLGRFKKAVIGLPGGCYLGPRPIDQHIKGFEALGAKVTNEQGAIYLRADELKGARIYLDVVSVGATINIMLAAVRAKGKTVIENAAKEPEIIDVATLLTNMGAIIKGAGTDTIRITGVEHLHGCHHTIIPDRIEAGTFMVLAAASGKGVRIENVIPTHLEGIIAKLTEMGVPMDIEEDAIFVGEVEKIKKVDIKTYAYPGFPTDLQQPLTALLTRAEGSSVITDTIYPSRFKHIAEIERMGGKFKLEGRSAVINGPVQLQGSKVTATDLRAGAALVIAALLADGETEIHGVEHIERGYSKIIEKLSAIGANITRSSAAETKL; encoded by the coding sequence GTGACGGATAAATTGATTATTCGAGGCGGTAAAAAATTAGCTGGTACTTTGCAAGTGGATGGCGCAAAAAATAGTGCGGTGGCATTAATTCCAGCGGCAATTTTGGCGGAGTCTGAAGTGGTTTTAGAAGGTTTACCAGATATTTCGGATGTTCACACACTTTATAATATTTTAGAAGAGCTTGGCGGCACGGTTCGCTATGATAATAAAACAGCAGTTATTGATCCAACAGATATGATTTCTATGCCACTTCCATCGGGAAATGTGAAGAAATTACGTGCGTCCTATTATTTAATGGGTGCAATGTTAGGCCGATTTAAAAAAGCGGTTATTGGACTTCCAGGCGGTTGTTACTTAGGGCCACGTCCAATCGACCAACATATAAAAGGTTTTGAAGCATTAGGCGCAAAAGTAACGAACGAGCAAGGTGCGATTTATTTGCGTGCCGATGAACTCAAAGGTGCACGGATTTATTTAGATGTTGTAAGTGTTGGAGCGACAATCAATATCATGCTAGCGGCTGTTCGTGCAAAAGGAAAAACGGTTATCGAAAATGCAGCAAAAGAGCCAGAAATTATTGATGTTGCAACGCTTTTAACAAATATGGGAGCAATTATTAAAGGTGCAGGAACTGATACTATTCGAATCACTGGGGTAGAGCATTTACATGGTTGTCATCATACAATTATTCCAGACCGAATCGAAGCAGGGACATTCATGGTACTTGCAGCAGCTTCTGGGAAGGGAGTACGAATCGAAAATGTTATTCCTACCCATTTAGAAGGAATCATTGCAAAGCTCACAGAAATGGGCGTTCCAATGGATATCGAAGAAGATGCTATTTTTGTTGGGGAAGTAGAAAAAATAAAAAAAGTAGATATTAAAACTTACGCTTATCCAGGCTTCCCAACGGACTTACAACAACCGTTAACTGCTCTTTTAACACGTGCGGAAGGTAGTAGTGTCATCACTGATACAATTTATCCAAGCCGTTTTAAACACATTGCGGAGATTGAACGAATGGGCGGTAAGTTTAAACTTGAAGGTCGTTCGGCTGTCATAAATGGTCCTGTGCAACTTCAAGGTTCTAAAGTGACAGCGACAGATTTACGCGCCGGTGCAGCGCTTGTAATTGCAGCACTTTTAGCTGACGGAGAAACTGAAATTCACGGGGTGGAACATATCGAACGTGGTTACAGTAAGATTATTGAAAAATTATCTGCTATTGGCGCAAATATTACTCGTAGTAGCGCAGCAGAAACAAAATTATAA
- the gtcA gene encoding cell wall teichoic acid glycosylation protein GtcA: protein MSKIRQLLNKIPWYTDQVHSIFMYLIMGGFTTIINIVTFWLCTYILNWDYRIANTIAFIASVLFAYFSNKKFVFDSYTPTWKDRLREASSFFGFRCLTYIIDILVMILLISYLSVDELWAKIWTNIIVLVLNYVFSKWIIFKVQK, encoded by the coding sequence ATGAGCAAAATAAGACAATTATTAAATAAAATTCCGTGGTACACAGATCAGGTACACAGTATTTTTATGTATTTAATAATGGGTGGATTTACTACCATTATTAATATAGTAACATTTTGGCTATGTACATATATTTTGAACTGGGATTATCGTATTGCAAATACCATTGCTTTTATCGCATCAGTACTTTTTGCCTACTTTTCGAATAAAAAATTTGTTTTTGATAGTTATACACCAACTTGGAAAGACCGCCTCCGTGAAGCGAGTTCATTTTTTGGTTTTCGTTGTTTAACCTATATAATAGATATTTTAGTCATGATTCTGTTAATCAGTTATTTATCTGTAGACGAATTATGGGCGAAAATCTGGACCAATATTATTGTGCTTGTACTGAACTACGTGTTTAGCAAATGGATAATCTTTAAAGTGCAAAAATAA
- the thrB gene encoding homoserine kinase, with protein sequence MRIRVPATTANLGPGFDSCGLALTLYLTLDIGAEADSWYIEHNIGGGIPHDETNVIIETALNLAPNLTPHHLVMTCDIPPARGLGSSSAAVVAGIELANTLAELNLSKEEKVRIAAEIEGHPDNVAPAVLGNWVVGAKLDGEDFYVRHLFPDCALIAFIPKAELLTSESRGVLPDTLPFKEAVQASSIANVMIAAILRNDMALAGEMMERDLWHEKYRSQLVPHLTQIRDVAKSQGAYAACLSGAGPTVLVFAPRNLANTLQTSLQTLEIDADVLLLDVEGSGAEVFR encoded by the coding sequence ATGCGTATTCGTGTACCGGCAACAACGGCCAATCTTGGCCCTGGCTTTGATTCGTGTGGTTTAGCGTTAACGTTATATTTAACGCTTGATATTGGAGCGGAAGCAGACTCTTGGTATATCGAACATAATATTGGCGGCGGGATTCCGCATGATGAAACCAATGTAATTATCGAAACGGCCTTAAACCTGGCGCCTAATTTAACGCCGCATCATTTAGTGATGACCTGTGATATACCGCCAGCTCGTGGACTCGGTAGTAGTTCTGCAGCGGTTGTTGCGGGGATTGAATTAGCCAATACACTTGCTGAACTTAACCTTTCAAAAGAGGAAAAAGTTCGGATAGCTGCTGAAATAGAAGGGCATCCCGATAATGTTGCGCCTGCTGTTCTTGGAAACTGGGTCGTAGGAGCGAAATTAGATGGAGAAGATTTCTATGTACGCCACCTTTTTCCGGATTGTGCTTTAATTGCTTTTATTCCAAAGGCAGAACTTCTTACTTCGGAAAGTCGCGGTGTTTTGCCTGATACGCTTCCATTCAAAGAAGCTGTCCAAGCGAGCAGTATCGCCAATGTAATGATTGCAGCAATTTTACGCAATGATATGGCGCTAGCTGGTGAAATGATGGAACGTGATTTATGGCATGAAAAATATCGCAGTCAATTAGTGCCACACTTAACACAAATTCGCGATGTTGCAAAAAGCCAAGGAGCCTATGCTGCTTGTTTGAGCGGTGCGGGCCCAACTGTCTTAGTGTTCGCTCCAAGAAACCTCGCTAACACACTGCAAACATCTTTACAAACACTGGAAATCGATGCAGACGTTCTTCTTCTTGATGTCGAAGGGAGCGGCGCAGAAGTTTTTCGTTAA
- the rho gene encoding transcription termination factor Rho yields MAKLSIAHLESLTIKEIYALAKEHKITYYSKLTKRELIFALLKSNAEKEGFFFMEGVLEIIPNEGFGFLRPINYSSSSEDIYISASQIRRFELRTGDKVSGKVRPPKENERYFGLLHVEAVNGENPEVAKERVHFPGLTPLYPDRQIHLETGKNPISTRTIDLISPIGFGQRGLIVAPPKAGKTVLLKEIANAITTNHPESELIVLLIDERPEEVTDIERSVKADVVSSTFDEVPENHIKVAELVLERAMRLVEQKRDVVILMDSITRLARAYNLVIPPSGRTLSGGIDPAAFHRPKRFFGAARNIEEGGSLTILATALVDTGSRMDDVIYEEFKGTGNMELHLDRQLAERRVFPAIDMRRSGTRKEELLLSKERLEQLWKIRKAMPKQSDGLDISERFVRYLKKTENNEAFYELLQEEMFKK; encoded by the coding sequence ATGGCTAAACTGTCCATTGCACACTTAGAAAGTTTAACAATCAAAGAGATATATGCCTTAGCAAAAGAACACAAAATTACTTACTATAGTAAATTAACAAAACGAGAATTGATTTTTGCTTTATTAAAATCAAACGCAGAAAAAGAAGGATTTTTCTTCATGGAAGGTGTATTAGAAATTATTCCAAATGAAGGTTTTGGCTTCTTACGCCCTATCAACTATTCATCTAGTTCGGAAGATATTTACATCTCTGCTTCCCAAATTAGACGTTTCGAGTTAAGAACTGGGGATAAGGTTTCTGGAAAAGTTCGTCCTCCGAAAGAAAATGAACGTTACTTTGGCTTACTCCATGTTGAGGCTGTCAATGGAGAAAATCCTGAAGTGGCTAAAGAAAGAGTGCATTTCCCAGGACTAACACCGCTTTATCCAGATCGTCAAATTCATTTAGAAACAGGCAAAAATCCTATTTCCACAAGAACGATTGATTTGATTTCACCAATTGGTTTTGGTCAACGCGGACTTATTGTAGCTCCACCAAAAGCAGGTAAAACGGTATTACTTAAAGAAATTGCGAACGCGATTACTACTAATCATCCAGAGTCAGAATTGATTGTCTTGTTAATTGATGAGCGTCCGGAAGAAGTAACTGATATCGAACGTTCTGTAAAGGCCGATGTTGTCAGTTCCACATTTGATGAGGTACCTGAAAATCACATTAAAGTAGCAGAACTGGTTCTTGAACGAGCGATGCGTTTAGTAGAACAAAAACGCGATGTGGTCATTTTAATGGATAGTATTACGCGACTTGCGAGGGCCTATAACCTAGTGATTCCGCCAAGTGGTCGAACACTTTCAGGGGGGATTGATCCTGCTGCATTCCATAGACCGAAGCGCTTCTTTGGAGCTGCTCGTAATATTGAAGAGGGTGGAAGCTTAACCATTCTTGCCACAGCATTAGTTGACACGGGTTCTCGAATGGACGATGTTATTTACGAAGAATTCAAAGGGACAGGCAACATGGAGTTACATCTTGATCGCCAACTTGCAGAACGTCGCGTTTTTCCTGCTATCGATATGCGTCGCTCCGGCACAAGAAAAGAAGAATTACTACTATCCAAAGAGCGTCTTGAACAACTCTGGAAAATCCGCAAAGCGATGCCGAAACAAAGCGATGGACTAGATATTTCAGAACGATTTGTACGTTATTTGAAGAAAACGGAGAATAATGAAGCTTTTTATGAGTTACTACAAGAAGAGATGTTTAAAAAATAA
- a CDS encoding thymidine kinase, translated as MAQLFFRYGSMNSGKTIEILKVAHNYEEQNKTVAIFTSGIDDRDQVGFISSRIGLKREATPIFSDTNIFEIVANIKPKPNCVLLDESQFLEKEHVFQLAKIVDELNIPVIAYGLKNDFRNELFEGSKYLLLYADKLEEMKTICWFCAKKATMVLRVDDKGKPVYTGEQIMIGGNDHYYPVCRKCHANPPIK; from the coding sequence ATGGCACAATTATTTTTCCGTTATGGTTCCATGAATAGTGGGAAAACCATTGAAATTCTAAAAGTCGCACATAATTATGAAGAACAAAATAAAACAGTGGCTATCTTTACTTCAGGTATTGACGATAGAGACCAAGTTGGCTTCATTTCAAGTCGAATTGGACTGAAACGAGAAGCAACTCCTATTTTTAGTGACACAAATATTTTTGAAATCGTAGCGAATATTAAACCAAAACCAAATTGCGTTCTTTTAGATGAATCGCAATTTCTAGAAAAAGAACACGTATTTCAGTTAGCGAAAATTGTGGATGAATTAAATATCCCAGTTATTGCTTATGGTTTAAAAAATGATTTTCGAAATGAATTATTCGAAGGCTCGAAATACTTGCTATTATATGCAGATAAACTAGAAGAAATGAAAACAATTTGCTGGTTTTGTGCTAAAAAGGCAACGATGGTTCTGCGCGTGGATGACAAAGGAAAACCAGTTTATACAGGTGAACAAATTATGATTGGCGGAAATGACCACTATTACCCTGTGTGTCGCAAATGTCATGCCAATCCACCAATAAAATAA
- the prfA gene encoding peptide chain release factor 1 — protein MYDRLQAVEDRYDELNELLSDPDVVSDPKRLRDLSKEQSGITATVETYREYKNVNEQINETKELLGEKLDDEMREMAKEEFAELQKEKADLEERLKLLLVPKDPNDDKNVILEIRGAAGGDEAALFAGDLFRMYSKYAESRGWKVEIMDANPTGIGGYKEIIAMMNGNDAFSRMKYENGAHRVQRVPETESGGRIHTSTATVAILPEAEEVEIELHDKDIRTDTFASTGAGGQSVNTTMSAVRLTHIPTGIVVSMQDERSQLKNKDKAMKVLRARVYDKFEREAREEYDANRKSAVGTGDRSERIRTYNYPQNRVTDHRIGLTIQKLDQIMEGKLDEIIDALILEDQTSKLEHLNDAN, from the coding sequence ATGTATGATCGATTACAGGCGGTGGAAGACCGTTATGATGAACTAAATGAGTTATTAAGTGATCCAGATGTAGTATCGGATCCAAAACGACTACGCGACCTTTCCAAAGAACAATCCGGCATTACGGCGACAGTCGAAACGTACCGCGAATACAAAAATGTGAACGAACAAATTAACGAAACAAAGGAACTCCTAGGAGAAAAACTAGACGATGAAATGCGCGAAATGGCCAAAGAAGAATTCGCGGAACTTCAAAAAGAAAAGGCAGACTTAGAAGAACGACTAAAACTATTACTCGTTCCAAAAGATCCTAATGATGACAAAAACGTTATTTTAGAAATCCGTGGAGCAGCTGGTGGAGATGAAGCAGCTTTATTTGCCGGCGATTTATTCCGTATGTACAGCAAATATGCGGAATCACGCGGCTGGAAAGTAGAAATCATGGACGCGAACCCGACCGGTATTGGCGGTTACAAAGAAATTATTGCGATGATGAACGGAAATGATGCCTTTTCCCGAATGAAATATGAGAACGGGGCGCACCGTGTTCAACGTGTACCAGAAACAGAATCAGGCGGTCGAATCCATACATCAACAGCGACAGTAGCCATTTTGCCAGAAGCGGAAGAAGTAGAAATTGAACTGCACGATAAAGATATCCGCACTGATACATTTGCGTCTACTGGTGCCGGTGGACAAAGTGTCAATACGACGATGTCAGCTGTACGTCTAACGCATATTCCAACCGGGATTGTCGTATCGATGCAAGATGAACGTTCCCAGCTAAAAAATAAAGACAAAGCGATGAAAGTATTACGCGCACGTGTATATGATAAATTTGAACGTGAAGCTCGCGAAGAATATGATGCCAACCGTAAATCAGCTGTAGGTACGGGTGACCGCTCCGAACGTATCCGGACTTACAACTATCCGCAAAACCGCGTAACCGACCATCGCATCGGCTTAACCATTCAAAAGCTAGATCAAATTATGGAAGGTAAACTCGATGAAATCATTGATGCGCTTATCCTAGAAGATCAAACAAGTAAATTGGAGCATTTAAATGACGCAAATTAG
- a CDS encoding lysylphosphatidylglycerol synthase transmembrane domain-containing protein, producing MSGGAKKNLFNIAIVLAISIGFIIWQFQGVDISTFFASMLKVNPWWLSAAFAAMFIYWFLEAVVLQTASKPANKDQRFFSSFRITMIGQFFNTITPMATGGQPAQLVMLTKQGMDAGRGSSVLLVKFIIYQAMVVLNFLVILIFGIHYLMTGVTQLKFLVLLGFGVHVIVIAALILVGRSQKFTTKLVHVLLIPTRLFMKKEKVSNLRNTLDEKIITFHEESSRIGKDWKLIVRCCFYTTLQLWIYFSIPFFILQAIGVTGIGLYMAITYHAFIIMFATVMPTPGGAGGAEYTFTLLFGMLLGPAKLLMALVLWRIITYYSCIVFGAGALLIKDTASKKIKPRIKALAKAPAKNIPQ from the coding sequence ATGAGTGGAGGCGCAAAGAAAAACCTATTTAATATTGCGATTGTATTAGCCATTAGCATCGGCTTCATTATTTGGCAATTTCAAGGCGTAGATATCTCCACTTTTTTTGCTTCGATGTTAAAAGTGAACCCTTGGTGGCTCTCGGCTGCCTTTGCTGCAATGTTTATTTATTGGTTTTTAGAAGCGGTTGTTTTACAAACTGCATCTAAACCAGCGAATAAGGACCAACGTTTTTTTTCGTCATTCCGGATTACAATGATTGGCCAATTTTTTAATACCATTACTCCAATGGCGACTGGCGGACAGCCTGCGCAACTCGTTATGTTGACGAAGCAAGGCATGGATGCGGGGCGAGGAAGTTCAGTCTTACTTGTAAAATTCATTATTTACCAAGCGATGGTCGTACTGAACTTTTTAGTTATCTTGATTTTTGGTATTCATTATTTAATGACTGGCGTGACACAATTGAAATTCCTTGTTTTACTAGGGTTTGGTGTGCATGTTATTGTCATCGCTGCGCTTATTTTAGTAGGAAGAAGCCAAAAGTTCACGACAAAATTAGTGCACGTTTTACTTATACCAACACGTTTATTTATGAAAAAAGAAAAAGTTTCTAATTTAAGAAATACATTAGATGAGAAAATTATTACTTTCCATGAAGAAAGTAGCCGAATTGGTAAAGATTGGAAATTAATTGTTCGTTGTTGTTTTTATACAACGTTGCAACTTTGGATTTACTTCTCAATCCCTTTCTTTATTTTACAAGCGATTGGTGTGACAGGAATTGGCCTGTATATGGCGATTACGTATCATGCTTTTATTATTATGTTTGCGACAGTCATGCCAACGCCGGGTGGGGCTGGGGGAGCTGAGTATACTTTCACTTTGTTATTCGGTATGTTACTCGGTCCGGCAAAACTCCTAATGGCACTTGTTTTATGGCGGATTATTACTTATTATAGCTGCATCGTTTTCGGGGCGGGCGCATTATTAATAAAAGATACAGCTTCGAAAAAAATTAAACCGCGTATCAAAGCACTCGCAAAAGCACCAGCCAAAAATATACCACAATGA
- a CDS encoding homoserine dehydrogenase has protein sequence MEAKLQVGVLGFGTVGSGVIHILEEHQEKISQVTGYHISVKKVLVRDLEKNRRYETKGFELTTNPSDVLDDPEIAVVVEVMGSITTAREYILQALKAGKHVVTANKDLIALHGDELVAVAQANNCDLFYEASVAGGIPILRTIVNSLAADKIQKVMGIVNGTTNFMLTKMTTEKKSYEDVLAEAQALGFAESDPTNDVDGIDAARKMVIMTRLAFGMNVNLDNVETNGIRGISPEDIDVAYQLGYKIKLVGTAEETNGTVNVNVGPVLLPKAHPLAGVNYENNAVFVTGAAVGETMFYGPGAGELPTATSVVSDLITVAKNSRLGTNGNAFNSYKHETKHTPKEQVFSKYYLRLTMDDKTGTFLKLTQIFAEAGVGFDKILQQPYDDFTATVVIVTHSTSQAQLEQAIARVKDEPEMQMLAKYSVVEG, from the coding sequence GTGGAAGCAAAGTTACAAGTAGGTGTGTTAGGATTTGGAACGGTAGGTAGCGGTGTTATTCATATTTTAGAAGAGCATCAAGAAAAAATTAGTCAAGTAACTGGATACCATATTTCTGTTAAGAAAGTGCTAGTTCGTGACTTAGAAAAAAATCGCCGTTATGAAACAAAAGGTTTTGAACTAACCACCAATCCGTCTGATGTACTGGATGATCCAGAGATTGCTGTTGTTGTCGAGGTTATGGGCAGCATCACAACTGCGCGGGAATACATTTTGCAGGCCTTGAAAGCTGGAAAACATGTAGTAACTGCGAATAAGGATTTGATTGCGCTACACGGCGACGAATTAGTGGCAGTTGCACAAGCTAATAATTGTGATTTGTTTTATGAAGCGAGCGTTGCAGGTGGGATTCCGATTTTACGTACAATCGTAAACAGCCTTGCTGCGGATAAAATTCAAAAAGTAATGGGAATCGTCAACGGGACGACCAATTTTATGCTAACAAAAATGACGACAGAGAAAAAGTCATACGAAGATGTTTTAGCAGAAGCCCAAGCACTAGGTTTTGCCGAGTCTGACCCAACGAATGACGTGGACGGAATCGATGCCGCAAGAAAAATGGTTATTATGACAAGACTCGCATTTGGTATGAATGTGAATTTAGATAATGTAGAAACAAATGGTATTCGCGGGATTTCGCCTGAAGATATCGATGTAGCTTACCAATTAGGTTATAAAATTAAACTAGTAGGTACGGCGGAAGAAACAAACGGCACAGTTAATGTCAACGTGGGGCCGGTTTTATTACCAAAGGCTCATCCGCTTGCAGGTGTTAACTATGAAAATAATGCCGTATTTGTAACTGGTGCAGCAGTCGGAGAAACAATGTTTTACGGACCTGGTGCTGGCGAATTACCAACTGCGACCAGTGTGGTTAGTGATTTAATTACCGTTGCTAAAAATAGCCGTCTTGGTACTAATGGGAATGCTTTTAACAGCTACAAACACGAAACGAAGCATACACCGAAAGAACAAGTTTTCTCGAAATACTATCTTCGTCTAACAATGGACGATAAAACAGGAACCTTCCTTAAGTTGACGCAAATTTTTGCAGAAGCCGGTGTTGGTTTTGATAAAATTTTGCAACAACCGTATGATGATTTTACGGCGACCGTTGTTATCGTGACACATTCAACTAGTCAAGCACAATTAGAACAAGCAATCGCTAGGGTCAAAGATGAGCCAGAAATGCAAATGCTCGCAAAATATTCCGTTGTGGAGGGTTAA
- a CDS encoding type B 50S ribosomal protein L31 — MKTGIHPEYRPVVFVDTSTDFKFLSGSTKSSSETIKWEDGNEYPLLRVEISSDSHPFYTGKQKHATADGRVDRFNKKYGLK; from the coding sequence ATGAAAACTGGAATTCATCCTGAGTACCGTCCAGTGGTATTTGTTGATACTAGTACTGATTTCAAATTTTTGTCAGGTTCTACTAAGAGCTCAAGCGAAACAATTAAATGGGAAGATGGCAACGAGTATCCATTACTACGTGTCGAAATCTCTTCTGATTCGCACCCGTTCTATACTGGTAAACAAAAACATGCGACTGCAGACGGCCGTGTGGACCGCTTCAACAAAAAATACGGTCTCAAATAA
- the thrC gene encoding threonine synthase, with translation MYKGLLEKYKEYLPVTDKTPMISLAEGNTPLIPLPNLSKELGVTLYGKYEGLNPTGSFKDRGMVMAVAKAKEEGAEAVICASTGNTSAAAAAYATRAGLKAYIVIPEGKVALGKLAQAVMYGADIISIQGNFDEALKSVRELAETEAVTLVNSVNPYRLEGQKTAAFEICEQLGSAPDVLAIPVGNAGNISAYWKGFKEWNEAKASGLPRMHGFEAEGAAAIVQGKPIDNPETIATAIRIGNPASWELAEAARDESGGYIHSVTDDEIVNAYKKIAAQDGVFIEPGSAASLAGVIQHVANGTIKKGETVVCVFTGNGLKDPDTAMSVHEIPISHVDDIEAMRTHLRSGVKA, from the coding sequence ATGTATAAAGGTTTACTAGAAAAATATAAAGAATATCTACCAGTAACTGATAAAACACCAATGATCTCACTTGCGGAAGGAAATACACCACTTATTCCATTACCGAATTTGTCCAAAGAACTGGGTGTTACTTTATACGGAAAATATGAAGGCTTAAATCCAACCGGTTCTTTTAAAGACCGTGGAATGGTTATGGCTGTTGCTAAAGCGAAAGAAGAAGGTGCCGAAGCGGTTATTTGTGCATCCACTGGGAATACTTCTGCTGCGGCTGCGGCATACGCAACACGTGCGGGATTAAAAGCGTACATTGTTATTCCAGAAGGCAAAGTCGCTCTAGGAAAATTAGCGCAAGCAGTTATGTACGGCGCAGATATTATCTCAATTCAAGGTAATTTTGATGAAGCGTTAAAATCGGTTCGTGAACTGGCTGAAACAGAAGCAGTAACGCTTGTAAACTCGGTAAATCCTTATCGTTTAGAAGGTCAAAAAACAGCTGCATTCGAAATTTGTGAGCAATTAGGTTCTGCTCCAGATGTCCTTGCAATCCCAGTAGGTAATGCCGGAAACATTTCTGCCTACTGGAAAGGGTTTAAAGAGTGGAATGAGGCCAAGGCTTCTGGACTTCCACGGATGCATGGTTTTGAAGCGGAAGGTGCGGCTGCGATTGTTCAAGGTAAACCGATTGATAATCCGGAAACAATTGCAACGGCGATTCGTATCGGAAATCCAGCTAGTTGGGAGCTTGCAGAAGCAGCTCGCGATGAATCTGGCGGATATATCCATTCTGTAACAGATGATGAAATTGTAAATGCGTATAAAAAAATTGCAGCACAAGATGGTGTCTTTATCGAGCCAGGTTCAGCCGCTTCATTAGCTGGTGTCATCCAACATGTAGCAAATGGAACAATTAAAAAAGGCGAAACAGTAGTTTGTGTCTTTACTGGAAACGGCTTGAAAGATCCGGATACTGCGATGAGTGTGCATGAAATTCCAATTTCTCATGTGGATGATATCGAAGCAATGCGCACACATTTACGTTCAGGAGTGAAAGCTTAA
- a CDS encoding glycosyltransferase family 4 protein yields the protein MIKLTMLSSAEKVKGQGVASAYRELVNLLEERYKNEIDMKINSFEKSDITHYHTVDFRFFLSTFFKKKRGVRVGYVHFLPETMEGSLKLPWIARVVFYKYLIGFYKRMDEIVVVNPSFIPKLTAYNIPAEKIHYIPNFVSKKSFFPISKGEKELARAKYEIPADKFTVIGIGQVQHRKGVLDFIEVAKQLPDVQFVWAGGFSFGKITSGYEELKKIYDNPPSNVKFIGIVDRSEMNSCINMADVFFMPSYNELFPMAILEAMSCDVPILLRNLDLYEEILDGYYVKEVDNPGFIRAIERLENDTNYYNEMLQASKRGAAYYSEDRLAEIWLDFYQGLLTKE from the coding sequence GTGATTAAGTTGACAATGCTATCTTCGGCAGAAAAAGTAAAAGGTCAGGGTGTGGCATCAGCTTACCGCGAACTTGTGAATTTGCTAGAAGAACGATATAAGAATGAAATTGATATGAAGATTAATAGTTTTGAGAAATCGGATATCACGCATTACCATACCGTTGATTTCCGTTTTTTTCTTTCGACTTTTTTTAAGAAGAAACGAGGCGTTCGGGTCGGATATGTCCATTTTTTACCCGAAACAATGGAAGGGAGCCTCAAATTACCTTGGATTGCCCGCGTAGTTTTCTATAAATATTTGATTGGTTTTTATAAACGAATGGATGAGATTGTTGTTGTAAATCCCTCTTTTATTCCCAAACTTACGGCTTATAATATTCCAGCAGAAAAAATTCATTATATCCCGAATTTCGTTTCAAAAAAGAGCTTTTTCCCCATTTCAAAAGGAGAAAAAGAACTTGCTCGGGCAAAATATGAAATTCCGGCGGATAAATTTACCGTGATTGGAATTGGTCAAGTGCAACATCGTAAAGGTGTGCTTGATTTTATTGAGGTTGCTAAACAACTTCCTGATGTTCAATTTGTTTGGGCAGGCGGATTTTCTTTTGGTAAAATCACTTCTGGCTACGAGGAATTGAAGAAAATCTATGATAATCCACCAAGTAATGTGAAATTCATTGGAATTGTGGATCGTTCTGAAATGAATTCATGTATTAATATGGCAGATGTGTTCTTTATGCCATCTTACAACGAATTATTTCCAATGGCGATTTTGGAAGCGATGAGTTGTGATGTTCCGATATTATTACGAAATTTAGATCTGTATGAAGAAATTTTAGATGGCTATTATGTAAAAGAAGTAGATAACCCTGGTTTTATTAGGGCTATCGAACGTTTAGAAAATGATACAAATTATTATAATGAAATGTTACAAGCATCAAAACGAGGAGCGGCTTATTATTCAGAGGATCGACTGGCTGAAATATGGTTGGACTTTTATCAAGGATTATTAACGAAGGAGTGA